ATGGCGGCATTCGCGGTCATCGGGGACAGCAGTGCGGTGGCCACGGCCCCCACCGCCCCGATGGCCGCAAGCTGGGCACGCCCGCGTGCCCAGCCGGATCTGACTCTGCTCATGAGATTCTCCGTTCTTTTCGGATGTCCGACGGCGCCAAGTGGACACAGCCGAATGGTGATCACTGACCCTGCAACTGCTTGAACGCCTGCGTCACGGGCAGGACTTGAATGCGGCTTTGGTCGATGATCTGCAACTGAGTGTCGAGGACATCGCTGGTGATGGTGCTCCGGTCCGCCGCGATGGTTCCGGTTTCCTGAGTGCCGGTGGATTCAGGGGTTGCGATCTGGTGGTAGACGAGGATGAGCCAGCCGTTCAACCGGGACGTCTCCGCAAGTGCTTCGGTCAGGGCCTCCGGCGTGGTTTGGTCGGTGACGTAGAACACCTTCAGGTCGTGTGGGTTGAGGTTTTGCCGGGTGTTGATTCCGTCGTCCGTCCCGCGCACGATGTCGAAGTACTTGCTCGCATACCAGTCGACCTGGGGATCGGACCGCCCGTACGGGGTTGCCAGATTGTCAGTGCTTAGTCCGGCATCGGCCAGCGCCTCCTCACTCTTTCGCAACTGCTCATCCAACCGGTCAGCGCTGATCGAGGTGAGATCGACGTGTTCGTAGCTGTGCGCGGCGAACTCATGCCCGGCGTCGTGCATCTGCTGCACCTCGGCGGCAGTCATGAAGTTCGGCGTCTCGATGGAGCTGGCATTGACGTATTGGGTGGACCGGAAGCCGTGCTGGTTCAACAAAGGCAGGGCGCGGTCATAGATGGACTGCCAACCGTCGTCAAACGTGATCGAGACCATGGGCCGGTCCCAACGCAGAGGTCCTGGTTTGGTGATGTCGGTCAGGGAAAAATCACGGACGCCGGTGGTGCCTTCCCCGTGCGAAATGAGGGTGACCATTGCCGCATTTGCCCCGGCGGGGACTTGGAATGACTCCTTGATCGTCGTCCACTCCCCCGCCGGGGGCACCGTCTCCAGGTTCTTGAACACGCGCCCGCCTGCCGCGAGCTCGAACTCCGCCACCACGTCCACGTCGCGCTCGGACTGGTAGGTGGCACCGAACTCGAAGTACCGGTCGGCGGTGACAGGAATCGGATCGTACTGCCACTTCGCCTCGCCGTTCTGGTAGTTGGCGACACTTGTCCACAGGAAGGTGCCGTTTTTGTCCTCACCCCGTCCGGACTTCACAGTGGATACACCTGAGCTGTACGGGGACCATGGGTCCGGTGTACCCGGCGGGGGGATGGCCAGCTTGGGGTTGGGGATGAGGTTGGGGGCCGCCGTCGTCGTTCCGGCAGGGGCGGCCGCCATCGTCGCGG
The window above is part of the Pseudarthrobacter sp. IC2-21 genome. Proteins encoded here:
- a CDS encoding polysaccharide deacetylase family protein; the encoded protein is MLLNPLVVISIVVVLLAAGWLLYTGGKSSLSQARPGANLFPALLATAAGTPAATDPSAPASPASPTGGWNVRHSGNARTSLELVKGQMTSQALELDISEYSSGDVALTSPRVSVERSKTYLFKAFISSDEDFRLLARRYHADGSTTLEQLRNPLERPGDTPFTVSDAFNSGDSITAVEYVLRLSAKGSLRVEGAYVEAADDVRVAGPAATMAAAPAGTTTAAPNLIPNPKLAIPPPGTPDPWSPYSSGVSTVKSGRGEDKNGTFLWTSVANYQNGEAKWQYDPIPVTADRYFEFGATYQSERDVDVVAEFELAAGGRVFKNLETVPPAGEWTTIKESFQVPAGANAAMVTLISHGEGTTGVRDFSLTDITKPGPLRWDRPMVSITFDDGWQSIYDRALPLLNQHGFRSTQYVNASSIETPNFMTAAEVQQMHDAGHEFAAHSYEHVDLTSISADRLDEQLRKSEEALADAGLSTDNLATPYGRSDPQVDWYASKYFDIVRGTDDGINTRQNLNPHDLKVFYVTDQTTPEALTEALAETSRLNGWLILVYHQIATPESTGTQETGTIAADRSTITSDVLDTQLQIIDQSRIQVLPVTQAFKQLQGQ